One Gimesia aquarii DNA segment encodes these proteins:
- a CDS encoding PSD1 and planctomycete cytochrome C domain-containing protein → MIERDRIQQLISLMVFIVLFCLENPLFSAEATKPSAKQIEFFELHIRPVLIEKCADCHTGDEDAESALAVSSRSALIKGGDFGPAIIPGKPEQSLLYQSIQRTHKELKMPPDVDEKLSKTTIQHFKRWIEWGAPWPEEKTKPLTKSQAKKTQSLTTSHWCFLPRQAIAPPEVNDPQWSQSPIDRFIYTRLQKEKFTPAPMASRRVLIRRASFDLTGLPPTPEEVQEFLDDPDTDLHTFSKVIDRLLASPAYGERWGRHWLDVARYADTQGDVGDFPIPGAYLYRNWVIDAFNADLPYDKFLQAQLAGDILAKREDDPQRARQLKIATGFIALSRRFGNTRFEDQHLTIDDTIDTIGRGIMGVTLKCARCHDHKFDPMLATDYYGLYGIFESTLYPTMGASNSPSPTQLVSAENNPESQQKINAYWDLLSHYQHQIRNHFRPWLKPTLKEYAEVVKKIKSAKKEGKSIEKLEAQRQKLLTSHRGKFRELMEHGLPWLKQEKARLVKQPPAEMLYAVIDGKPHHAKLHRRGNPSNPGEVVPRQFINVISKTKPDLDQKQSGREELANWITDPTHPLTARVIVNRLWYHHFGQGLVKTVDNLGVLGAAPSHPQLLDYLANQLIEQGWSLKALHRQILLSRAYRLDSKDILENSKRDPENVFLWKFTRKRLDAESIRDAMLFVSGELDRQPGGPHPFNPWHKKGYSLNGPFHEVFPSKKRSVYLMTQRLYKHPFLGLFNGPDTNETTGTRKNANIPAQALYLMNSPFVPELAEAFAKRILQTETTEEKQIKAACQIAFSRNPTPTEQSEFLETLYAYRRQLLKERPKESAAVNETAWTGLCKVLLTSNEFFFVD, encoded by the coding sequence ATGATTGAGCGCGATCGAATTCAACAACTCATTTCACTAATGGTTTTCATAGTTTTATTCTGCCTGGAAAATCCCCTCTTCTCTGCCGAAGCAACAAAACCATCCGCTAAACAAATCGAATTCTTTGAACTCCATATTCGTCCTGTATTGATTGAGAAATGTGCCGATTGCCATACAGGCGACGAAGACGCGGAGAGCGCATTGGCAGTCAGTTCCCGGTCTGCCTTAATCAAAGGCGGCGATTTTGGCCCGGCGATCATTCCTGGAAAGCCGGAACAAAGCCTCCTGTATCAATCCATTCAACGCACACATAAAGAATTGAAAATGCCCCCCGATGTGGATGAAAAATTAAGCAAAACAACCATCCAACATTTCAAACGTTGGATCGAATGGGGTGCCCCCTGGCCTGAAGAGAAAACAAAACCGCTCACTAAATCTCAAGCAAAGAAAACTCAGTCTCTAACAACGTCACACTGGTGCTTTCTTCCACGTCAAGCGATTGCACCGCCTGAAGTCAACGATCCCCAGTGGTCCCAATCACCCATTGATCGATTTATCTACACTCGTCTGCAGAAAGAAAAATTCACACCCGCACCAATGGCATCGCGGCGTGTCTTAATCAGACGAGCCTCCTTCGATTTGACAGGCCTACCCCCGACTCCAGAAGAAGTGCAGGAGTTCCTCGATGATCCCGATACCGATCTTCATACGTTTTCCAAAGTTATCGACCGCCTGTTAGCCTCCCCCGCTTATGGGGAGCGTTGGGGCCGTCATTGGCTGGACGTCGCAAGATACGCGGACACTCAAGGAGATGTCGGCGACTTTCCCATACCCGGCGCCTATTTATATCGAAACTGGGTCATCGATGCGTTTAATGCGGATCTTCCTTATGACAAGTTCCTTCAGGCGCAACTTGCTGGAGACATCCTGGCAAAACGTGAAGATGATCCCCAGCGCGCACGCCAACTCAAAATTGCCACCGGTTTTATTGCCCTCTCCCGCCGGTTCGGCAATACTCGTTTTGAAGACCAGCATCTGACCATCGATGATACGATCGACACCATCGGTCGTGGCATCATGGGAGTCACATTAAAGTGTGCCCGCTGCCATGATCATAAATTCGATCCGATGCTGGCTACGGACTATTACGGTTTATATGGCATTTTTGAAAGCACACTCTACCCGACGATGGGCGCTTCGAATTCCCCTTCACCAACACAACTGGTCTCAGCGGAAAACAACCCGGAGTCACAACAAAAAATCAATGCCTACTGGGATCTCCTGAGTCACTATCAACATCAAATTCGAAACCATTTCCGCCCTTGGTTGAAGCCGACTCTCAAAGAGTATGCGGAAGTCGTCAAAAAAATCAAATCTGCGAAAAAAGAGGGAAAATCCATTGAAAAGTTAGAAGCACAGCGTCAAAAGCTTCTCACTTCTCACAGAGGAAAATTTCGGGAACTGATGGAGCATGGTTTACCCTGGCTCAAACAGGAAAAGGCCAGGCTGGTTAAACAACCACCGGCAGAGATGCTGTATGCGGTCATTGATGGAAAACCTCACCACGCGAAGCTGCACCGTCGCGGCAACCCCAGCAACCCGGGAGAAGTGGTACCGCGCCAATTCATTAATGTGATTTCCAAAACAAAACCCGATTTAGATCAGAAACAATCAGGTCGAGAAGAACTGGCAAACTGGATTACCGATCCAACCCACCCCTTAACGGCTCGCGTGATTGTCAACCGCCTCTGGTATCACCACTTCGGACAGGGACTTGTGAAAACGGTCGATAATCTCGGAGTCCTGGGCGCAGCTCCCTCTCATCCTCAATTGCTGGATTATCTGGCCAATCAACTCATTGAACAGGGGTGGTCCTTGAAGGCACTCCATCGTCAGATACTGTTAAGCCGCGCTTATCGATTAGATAGCAAAGACATCCTCGAAAACAGCAAACGAGATCCGGAAAATGTGTTTCTTTGGAAGTTCACCCGTAAGCGCCTCGATGCCGAGTCGATTCGAGATGCCATGCTGTTTGTGTCAGGCGAACTGGACCGTCAACCAGGAGGCCCGCATCCTTTTAACCCCTGGCATAAAAAAGGGTACAGTCTGAATGGCCCCTTTCATGAGGTTTTCCCGTCAAAAAAACGCAGTGTCTATCTGATGACGCAGCGATTATACAAACATCCGTTCCTCGGCCTGTTTAATGGTCCTGACACAAATGAAACGACCGGAACACGTAAGAATGCAAACATTCCCGCACAGGCACTCTACCTGATGAACTCTCCGTTTGTTCCCGAACTGGCGGAAGCATTTGCCAAACGAATTTTACAGACAGAAACAACGGAAGAAAAACAGATCAAAGCAGCCTGCCAAATCGCTTTTTCCAGAAACCCAACACCCACAGAACAGTCTGAGTTTTTAGAGACTCTTTACGCTTATCGTAGACAACTACTGAAGGAACGGCCAAAAGAGTCTGCAGCGGTGAATGAGACAGCATGGACTGGCTTATGCAAAGTACTGCTCACCAGTAATGAGTTCTTTTTCGTCGACTAA